From Aedes albopictus strain Foshan chromosome 1, AalbF5, whole genome shotgun sequence, one genomic window encodes:
- the LOC115256595 gene encoding 2-(3-amino-3-carboxypropyl)histidine synthase subunit 2 → MTSAFSSSDAAAIERQVDLVDSSQPECVDIQLDDFWNDAQLMECVGWIREHGFQKVCLQFPDAMLPFSTAIAEQLQQSSQSGIHILGDTSYGSCCVDEIAASHIGADAMIHYGHACLSRAARLPIKYVFVKGRLVVERFVEAVEQEFADRGIELGIFYDVSFAHVARDVEEKIKGSFPNATVGQLALSGEQPDLLCWKLHGRTYEGSTCIYIGRDNQSFFNTTNGIKASQWFRFDPEAEQLTRANPLDSKWLRRRFYYIEKCKDASSLGIVVATLTASGYLDVVNRIQKMAKARGIRSYIISVGKINPAKLANFLEIDCFVLIGCPENDLFTSRDFFKPLVSVYECELAFNPAWTGQFPDSYSSDFCDVLPNGRLYKEFDAGLVDDAPADVSLVTGKVRNVNRVEADAATNGSQDCREIQLRGKNEVAQVSSGDALQDRSWQGLEQNLGRDAPAVVEEGRSGIPIKYENDPSER, encoded by the exons ATGACCTCGGCCTTCAGTTCCAGTGACGCGGCTGCAATCGAGCGGCAGGTAGACCTCGTCGACTCCAGTCAGCCGGAGTGTGTTGACATTCAGCTGGACGACTTCTGGAACGACGCTCAACTAATGGAATGTGTCGGCTGGATACGGGAACACGGTTTCCAGAAG GTATGCCTTCAATTTCCGGATGCGATGCTGCCGTTCAGTACGGCCATTGCCGAGCAGCTGCAGCAGTCTTCGCAGTCCGGTATTCACATTTTGGGAGACACATCCTATGGGAGTTGCTGTGTGGATGAGATAGCCGCTTCACATATTGGGGCCGATGCGATGATACACTACGGACATGCCTGCCTCAGCCGAGCGGCACGGTTGCCCATCAAGTACGTTTTCGTCAAAGGCCGACTAGTTGTGGAACGGTTCGTAGAAGCCGTGGAACAGGAGTTTGCCGATCGTGGGATTGAGCTGGGCATCTTCTACGATGTGAGTTTTGCTCACGTTGCTCGGGATGTGGAAGAGAAAATTAAAG GTTCCTTCCCAAACGCCACTGTCGGTCAGCTGGCCCTATCCGGCGAGCAGCCGGATCTGCTGTGCTGGAAACTGCATGGTCGCACTTACGAAGGTTCAACCTGCATCTACATTGGTCGGGACAATCAGAGTTTCTTTAACACAACCAATGGCATCAAGGCGTCGCAATGGTTCCGTTTCGATCCGGAAGCGGAACAACTGACCCGAGCGAACCCACTGGATTCGAAATGGCTGCGACGGCGGTTCTACTACATCGAGAAATGTAAGGATGCCAGTTCGCTGGGCATTGTGGTGGCGACCCTCACCGCTAGCGGGTATCTGGACGTGGTCAACCGGATACAAAAGATGGCCAAAGCCCGCGGCATCCGGTCGTATATTATTTCCGTAGGAAAGATCAACCCTGCCAAGTTGGCTAACTTTTTGGAGATCGATTGCTTCGTGCTGATCGGTTGTCCGGAGAATGACCTGTTCACATCGAGAGACTTTTTCAAACCGTTGGTGTCGGTGTACGAGTGTGAACTTGCGTTCAATCCGGCCTGGACCGGTCAGTTTCCGGACAGCTACAGTTCCGATTTTTGCGATGTTCTGCCAAATGGACGGCTGTACAAGGAGTTCGATGCCGGGTTGGTGGATGATGCTCCGGCGGATGTCAGTTTGGTAACCGGTAAGGTTCGAAACGTGAATCGAGTTGAAGCGGACGCGGCTACGAATGGAAGTCAAGATTGCCGGGAGATTCAGCTGCGTGGTAAGAATGAGGTTGCTCAGGTAAGTTCAGGGGATGCTCTGCAGGATCGATCGTGGCAAGGATTGGAGCAGAATTTGGGCCGGGATGCACCGGCAGTGGTGGAAGAAGGAAGGAGTGGGATCCCCATTAAGTATGAGAATGATCCCAGTGAACGGTGA